The sequence AGATTGTTTCTTCGAATGTGAAATCTCGtggattttttggtaaaatatatGTTGCATACTTGTTATACGCTATTGGATTTAGCTTCCTCATTAAGAGGCGAACACGTGATGCTTCGTCCAAATCTTTGCCATCGACCAAGAAAACGTCTTCGTGACGTGCATACCACGTGTCGAATGTGAGTGCGTTTGTGGCATCATAGCAAAATTCTGCTATGCTTTTTGCCAATGACTCCATCAACTGTTCCTTTGAATTTTCTACTGGCTGCTTTGATCTTTGAGTCAATTGCTCCAGTAATTTGCTTTGCATCTGCAACAGTTTCATAAGTACCTCTTGTTCTGCCATTTTCGCTTATGTTCCTACTTTGCAGTTTTGTAGGTTATGAGACCAATTTCCTCGTCGCCACCTGTTGCGATGTGTGGTATGATCCACCTGTTATACTCTCTGATGTGTGCCAAATTATCGACACCACACTTATATGTTTACTTCAGAACGTTTATTACTTCTAATTAGTTAACAATATTAAATGCTATACCAAATACAATTCAATTAAAGTGGTTAATTAATTCAGCTTATTACGATCGACCTCAGCAACGTGCTAGGCTGTCTTCTCAATTATAGTGCTTTTTGACATTTTAGATCAGGGTTGCCATATTACTATTTCGCATTCCTCAACACTCATAAACTTCGGCTCCGCACATGGTGATGAATAGAGGTGCTTTAAGTTCATCGGAAACTTtgttacatataaaaatttgatcCATTCTGTCCTTGTATCCAGGGAAATCGCCACCGGGAACAAATGGTTctataaatggaaataaaactaTTTGACATTGTGATTTTAtcacttttatttctatttattattgcGGGCGGGACACTTGTATTGTTGTTTTCGCTAATCAACAGCGGACTTGCTTCACCTTCACTATTTATTCAATaaaggcaaatttaatttttctttgcacgtTGGTTCTTTTTACTCGTCGCCATAAAATGTATTAAGAGAAACACGTCTGTTCAATTTTAAAGGAAGAATGCAAGTGACGTTTGCTGCTAAGAATGCTCTAATCATACATTACaaaggtgtcctcttgatttggaaaaagtacaataaaaaaaaaaatactttttttgaaatattgaatttcaaaaaaattgcgaagttttttttttttgcaaaataaaaaattttcaactacttttttgcaattctagTAGTTAAATAATGTTCGTCAAAACGTTCTTGTGCATCTCAACGTTTTataagtgcatttttttcactGCTTGGAAGTCCTgcatcatttttttaagttcagcGACGTTTGAGGACCgaagattttccatttttacgttttattttgttgttcgtgttactatgtatgtatgccacgATTGGCAAAGCGTTGAACGTAAAACGAAATGATCGTAACACACTTTTGACCAGTTCTCCTCAGTCTTTTAATAGTGTGAAAATTGTAATACGATGAACAAGAGAAACGAAATGTTCTGAGAGATAAGTGATATGATGAACAAGAGAATCGATGTTCCTTACACTCATAATGTAGCAGCGcacagattttcaaaataacgcACAGAATTTCAAAATAGCGAGTTCTCTTCAGCTTTTTCTCGAATATTGCATGTGCAAcgagcaaaattttaattaacgaCGAACGTGATCCTAAAGCCTAACTGCAAAGGAGTCTCGATTTCCGCGAATACTGTCAGCGGTGTTTCACTTTTTAAAATGcggttttgatgaataaaatatgatattCAAGGCATAGTCATCAATACCCTTCATAATTTTGTCGCGCTCCACCAATTTGCACTAATTTCGATagtattttattactattcttATAACAATTTACAcgattacgaacaatttaaaattttgtaatatataatcACAATGGCACCTATTTTCGAGAGGGTGGATTTTATCCCACTTCTGAGTTGGTAGGGAGAcctcttttaatttgtttttgtgtttataaTGCATATACAGTCGACTCTCGTTAATTCGAACCTGCGATATTTCGAACCTCTCATTAATTCAAAGTTATCATGAGTTCCCTACAAAACCTCTTTATATTTCGAATTATGTCCATACATGTTTATGCAGCCAGTAATTCGAACGAAAAAATCATTGCTACAACGCGGTAATTCAAACTCATATGGTCAAGCTCTCGACAATTCAAATTTGCAAAGTTTCTTGGTGTGTTAGTAAGAACTTTGAACTTTGAGACTCCTCTGAAAATACCTTTACTGTGCGTGGTTGCGTGTTACGTATAAAACATAAGCACATTTTGACGCGCTCTTCCGCACGAATCGCTTCGTTGGTATacagattaaaaatttgtattaaatatgagtcctaaaaagtatgcatttttgacgattgctgaaaagaagaaattaattgaaaaagtagATAGAGGTGAGAAGAAAAGCGATGTTGCAAAAGAATTTAAGATTCCTCTCACTACTCTCTCAACCATAATACAGGACAAGGAGAAAGTTACTGCTGCTCAAACTGCTGGAGCACGGAAAAGACAACTAAAAGTGAATTTCTTCGTCTGGAAGAAAACCTGGTCATTTGGTTTAGACATTGTAGAGGACAAAAAGTATCTATCAGCGGAACTTTGTTaaaggaaaaagcaaaagaGCTCGCGTCTACTATAAACATACAAAACTTTGCAGCAAGTGAAGGGTggcttacaaatttcaaaaagaggAATTGAGACGTGTTTAAAATAGTTTGTGGAGAAAGTCGAACTGTTAATGATGCTGTTTGCTCAGATTGGCGTGGTAAATTGAAGACACTGATTGAAAACTGTGATGCCCGAGATATTTTCATTACTGATGAAATTTTATCTGCGACAGATACGAATGAAAATATcaacgatgaagatgaagacgatACATCAGAACCTTTGGCAGAGGTGTCAGTTAAAGTAGCAAGAGTCTCATTCGATAACTGACAAAGCTTTTGTCTACACAACGAAACTGATGAAACAGCATATCAGGCATTTTTTctccttcaaaaaattattgaaagccTGAGCAGTAGCAATGTGCTTCGAAGCAAACGCGTATAAATGAGTTCTTTTCAAAGATTAAAAAATTCACATTATGAATATCTAAAATATtagcagttaaataaaaagactTGATAATtcgaaaattcatttattttatctcaaaaaTTGCGagccatttaatatttcaaacactcgataattcgtaatattttatttagatgttattaaacaatgacaatTCTAGTTTAAGGTTTTACCATATACATCCACATTAACTTTGTTTGGAGGTCAGTAAATATCCACCTGGGATGTCATTCcttgaaaaaaacttaatatggaTATACGCAAagataaaagcaaaatatggaaataaaaGAGTAGAAGACAGCATGAATATTGAGACACAAAAGCCCTAAGGCGCCCGTCGAAGATAAAACCGGCaacataaacaaatttgtaaaacaacataaaaatatttaaaccaaTTGGAACAAAAGAGTCCCGATGAAAATACTGGCAATGTTGCGTTACATACTTTGGGACATGAAGATTCTGAACCGCAAACCAATGAATATTCCGGCAATATAAACGGTAATAATTCCATGCTGAATGAAAATCCTGAGAAATATCACATAAAGATTATTTTGGTGAAAATGAGGGAAACAAGCGTTCATTAGAAAATTGTGAAactttaaaaatggaaaaaagattGAATTATTGAAAGATTGAATAAATAAGAATGGTCAtcgactataaaaaaataactaacatACCATTTCCGATTATTGCAcgatattttttaagcattggcCTCGAGCCAGGtttttaccaaatttcaatGACGAAAAATGTCcgtaaataatggaaaatatgaaTCTTTAAGAATGTCAGAGAGAATTTAAGGATGGTCTAGAAAAGCgccttaaatttttcaaagggCGATGGATGACATACTGGGggaaaatgtacaaaatttaaatggatGATATAATTATTTTCTCAGAAAATTCAAACTATCATTTGCCAAATTTGGAAACTATTACGGAACTATTAAAAAAGGCCAGTTTGGATATTTTACTTGAAAAGTCTAAATTTTTAAGAACAGAGATATATAAATAGTTTCTGGGTCTCAGTAGTTAATATGCTAAATATCAGCGGAAAATGGTAGGATTTACAAGAACATatcaaagaaattgaaaataaatattcagaaaaaatggCTACCTTTAACAAAAAAGGCATCAGAAATGGAATTGATGCAAccagattatttaaaaatatttatgttgacTACTGATGCCTCTAACGTTGCAATAGCCGCAGTACTTTGACAAGAGGTCGAACCAATTACCTTTGTTTCTAAGACTCTAAATGCAACCAATGGAAAAGAGCTATATAACATATTTGTTGTTAGTTTGGGCGTTAAAAATCTTGGACATTGCTATCAATCACGTTTGCATTATCGGCAACTTACACAAACTCAAGGGCACAAAAGCatggtcgaagtgcaaacctcttttaaaatctaatctaatctaacccaAGCCCAAAAATGAAAACATCAACACGTGACCATTGATGAATTTTCCCCAAAATTCGTGTATCAACCTGGTGAGACTAATCTTATAGCCAATGCACTATCATGTCTTGAATTAAACATGTCCAGTGAAACAGAAGACTCGCAGAGTAATGAATCACATTCTGCACAAAGTAGCGAGAATGCTCGAACACGGGAAACAGACAACCAGTAATCCAACAAGCAACAAATCAATTCAGGTAAAAATAGATTAACTATTCATAAACTAAtcgaaaaattcgaaaataaacGACAACTGAAAGAATATAATACACAACTTGTtcagtacaataaaaaatagttaaaaaaactaaaaaacacgcttttattgctaatcgaactaaaaagtataaaataaattttaatgacaaagagacctataatgaagtaatagcaaatcgaacgatcagtcatagtcaactacctcagaacagaattataacaaaaattaagatacaaatagagtaattcaaattagagttaaaagcgtgggatgcattttgcttcactttcataaccctctgtacataggtagttgccaatagaatgattgtaatatttactatatcaagcatcccacgcttttaactctaatttgaattattctatttatatcttaatttttgttataattctgttctgaggtagactatgactgatcgttcgatttgctattacttcattataggtctctttgtcattaaaatttattttctactttttaattcgattagcaataaaagcgtgttttttagtttttttttaactattttttattttctatttttttagtttgattaGCAGTAACAACgtgcttttttagtttttttacactattatgtatttagtttgatttaTCAATCCGTCTTATGGTGGACATGGGGTATTGAAATGTCTTATAAATCCTTTCGTAATCTAATCATTTCATTTAAAGCCTCACTGTTGCATGGAGTTTTTCCAGTTAGCTTAGAGCAATCAAGCTCTTCGATCCGCATACCGTCTAAAGATCTTACGCGACTAAGTGCTACATAGACTTGTCCAGCAGCAAACAGTCACGAGCATAGATAAATGACTGCATGATCAACTGTACAACCTTGCATCTTGTGAACGGTCGAAGCCCAACTCAGGATTAAGGGCAACATCCGTCTCTCAGCAGTTCCATATCTATATTTCGCTGGGAACTGTATCGATATCGGTTTAATCATGTGCACACCATCAGAACCGAAGTCGATACGGACTGACGGGATGTCTTCCGCGTGAAAACCGTGATAAAATCAGTGATAAAACCCATATTGCCATTTACTAAACCTTTTGACACGTCAATGCTCGACCTCAACATCACTTTAGCCCCTACGAATATTTTCAGTACTTTCGGAAGACCTCCTGTTTTATTAATATCATTAGGTATCACAGAATTTAAATCCTTGTTACCTAAATTACGAGTGGCATCAATAAGTTGGTCTTGTgcttttattgtataaataactgttcctttattctcaaaactATGGAGAACTTTTTCGTTGTGTCTAGCAACTTGATCATTCGTTGGGTAAATTCTTAATGCTTTCTCAATCGAAAATTCATTAGTCGCATCCGTTGACACTTTTTCAATAAGGATTTCAAGTTGCCTAGACGTCATTTCTTCAACTCGTAGGGCATTAAGTACATCTATATTAAGTTCAACCAGACCGAACTGTCGCCACAAATGTGTAGCTGGCTTCATATGATCTGGTTGTTGAAAAACTTGATGTTCTCTAACAGGTGGTAACTGCATTAGATCACCAAAGAGTATCACGTTTATGCCACCAAAACAAGCGTCTGGGATTTTCAGTTGTCGCAAACGAGAGTCGATCATACAAAGTATCTCATAGGGTACCATAGAAATTTCATCTATGAACAGAAACTCAATATTTTGCCATAATTGACGCATTCCTCTCAAATAATTACCGGTAAGAAGTGGCATGCTTACAATTACTCCATCTATTTGTACTGGTAGTTTTAACAACCGGTGTAGCGTTGTACCACCGATTAACCGTGCTGCAACTCCAGTGAGAGCACAGACTTTTAAGACCGGTTTTCCATAACAGGCTCAAACTCCCTAGTGTGAGTGCTGcgtattgttatcattgcagtcagtgaattaatgattcgatatattcgtgttatatttaattcctttcttatcgactgtgagtctaaagctatgcagttatcggctatgataaagaagtaatcgggatgaagaacttatttcgtggagggagcctgagaaacggctaccccactcctgaaacggagaggtaacaacaaaatatactgacataatcaatatgttatatacttttttccatatagatcattgattgaaggtcgagccttctttttctgaatgaaaattattgttttcatttagtcagtaatttatagtccgatttaattgtgttatatttaattccttcttTACCGACTATATGTCCAAAGATAGGCCAGCATTGGCATTGACACAGAATAGATACTTtcagcacagaaaaaggagaccgtggattatattgacacaatcaaaacgagatgTAAAATTCCAGTTTGGTtcttttagttcatttttgttgtgaattgtactttagtcgataaaattttatatatgaaattatggtcatgataaattccttctttacttgccaaaatttttttccgtaaaataatttcaaaatttatgttttgattattttattgtaattaataaaattacatcttatatgaaaattagtTCATCTTGTATGAAaattgaatagagtaaatttgcgtgtatgagacttgtagtatctacgcatgtgtaaagactatacaaagtgagaatgcaactaccctgaaaacgttttagccttctattcgtactgcagtgccgcgtgcccgagcaagttctaattcgaaagagtaagtcgtagactcccgaaatcagtaagagtaactcGGAGAGTTTAGGCATGCGCCGACCGCGCGTTAGCTCtgtctttcttactcttctacagaagatctaaaaaagaaaatattaatcctggcaatcctaataaggataatggaaaacttttatcaaattattgcattgtcatcggtccttgataggtgtgcaaaactccaagtcgatcagatttttagaaaccAGTGAAAATtgagctcaaagattccgttacattcattcatacatatgtacatacatacatacatacaacccgagctaataaaagtgtgttaaaaacagAGCTTATCGTAGATAAAGGATGATcgatttagaggtatcggattttaaattcaaataaaacaatgaacattcaaattgatttggtaatctttaatatttttgtgtagagccattcatgacatttattttttaaagatggtCCCTttaaaatgttggccgcaactgcgccgttattcggccatccgtagacaccaattttgaatgactcgctggaggacttccgtcggtatctcgtgaataactttagtaatgttggcttccaattcCCCAATTCAAGCTGGtatatccacaaagcatttagactttacctgcccccacaaataaaaattcaaaggtgtgatatcacatgatctaagatggccaatccactggaAACTACGACGCAGTAAATCAAATGTTTCACTTGCTGTTTGGCCCTAGCCTCGTCTTTATAGAAATATGGGCGGCCGATTCCTCCAACCCATCGGCCGCAGCAAACGGTTATTTTCAAAGGATGTAttagctgttcttgaatggcttcaggTTGCTTCAGCCCAAtcacggcaattttgtttattggcgTAGCCATCAAgcaaaaaatgggcctcatcgctgaataaGTTGAGCTGatcgcgcgatgaacacttctcacatagcgtcgattttcgtaatataattgcacgatttgtaaacgttgttgaggcataAGTTTTTCCGTGCTGAAATGTGAATGAATACTGGaagaaattatgtatttagttttacagtagtcacgcgtgatctgtcaaaatccctattagaaaaagtacctccaatctaatcaccctttataatgaaaatatgaaacaaatagAGAAAATGTACTATTGCCCAGAAATGAGgaagaaaatgaaagaaatcatTCGTCACTGAAtaatatgcaataaaaataaataccatcgCAGCCTTAAAAAATGTTCCAATAAATCTCCAACCCGGATGAAGAGGGGGAATAACTTCGTTTTCTACGATCAGAAATTAGAATATCACATACATGCACGCCTACTTAAAAATGttgatactaaaaaatattgagaaCAAATCTAACATTAAAGAAACTTTCACAAAACTGAAACGAGTAACGCTAGATATCGTAGATGTCATAAAGTTGACATACcttgaaaatatcgaaaaataaaagtttcacaACAATGTTCGTTAATTCCTGAATAATTTAAAACCATTTCAAAAGACTTTTTAATCAAAGCGTCATCCCATTTTCAAGTGGAATTAAGAGGGTCGAGTCTGTGTTCAACATTGTGAATGGGCTAGACATAACACATCCTTCAGGACTTGATTGATAGAAGTGTGGAGGTTGAAAAAGACGTAAAAcggt comes from Anastrepha obliqua isolate idAnaObli1 chromosome 6, idAnaObli1_1.0, whole genome shotgun sequence and encodes:
- the LOC129250582 gene encoding ATP-dependent DNA helicase PIF1-like — its product is MRQLWQNIEFLFIDEISMVPYEILCMIDSRLRQLKIPDACFGGINVILFGDLMQLPPVREHQVFQQPDHMKPATHLWRQFGLVELNIDVLNALRVEEMTSRQLEILIEKVSTDATNEFSIEKALRIYPTNDQVARHNEKVLHSFENKGTVIYTIKAQDQLIDATRNLGNKDLNSVIPNDINKTGGLPKVLKIFVGAKVMLRSSIDVSKGLVNGNMGFITDFITVFTRKTSRQSVSTSVLMVCT